CACCGTTATCACTCACGCAGTTGGCGCATTATGCTATGTTGGGAGAAGCTTTATGCAGCGGTCAGGCACACCCTGATAATATTGTGCCGGCATTGTATGGTGGTATTACGTTAATTACAGAGCAGAATCCGATTCAGGTCGTGTCGCTGCCTATTCCTGATATTGTTTGTGTGTTAGTGCATCCGCATTTGGAATTAACCACGCGCAAAGCACGTAGTATTTTAGCTGCTAGCGTACCGTTGCATGCCCATTGTGTGCAATCTGCTTATCTCGCTGGTTTTATTAGTGCGCTCTATCAAAAGGATTTAAACTTAATAGCACAATCCTTGCGAGACGTCATCATAGAACCGCAACGTGAGCAATTAGTACCTGGTTTTTCTGCTGTTAAAAAGGCGGCATTGGCGAAAGGAGCATTAGGTGCGTCTTTATCAGGTTCAGGTCCAACCGTGTTGGCGTTTGCGCGTGACGCAATGCAAGCAGAACAAGTAGGACTAGCTATGCAGGCGGCATTTGCTAAATGTGGTATTACTAGTAATATATATTTATCGCCGATAAGTCAGCAGGGGGCGTATGTGATGTGATTAAATTCATATAAAGAAATAAGGAGCAAGTTTCATGCAATTTCATAGCACTGAAAATCAACAACCCCACTATGATTTTATATCAGCCGTGTTAAGTGGATTAGCAAAAGATGGT
The nucleotide sequence above comes from Gammaproteobacteria bacterium. Encoded proteins:
- a CDS encoding homoserine kinase — translated: MHDLQTVTAYAPATCGNVIVGFDILGLAISNVGDKVTLTRRQDSALVITHISGIDSLPTDPKQNIASAVIAQLLADLNLNWGFDIELHKGIPLSSGLGGSAASAAAALMALNQFLPTPLSLTQLAHYAMLGEALCSGQAHPDNIVPALYGGITLITEQNPIQVVSLPIPDIVCVLVHPHLELTTRKARSILAASVPLHAHCVQSAYLAGFISALYQKDLNLIAQSLRDVIIEPQREQLVPGFSAVKKAALAKGALGASLSGSGPTVLAFARDAMQAEQVGLAMQAAFAKCGITSNIYLSPISQQGAYVM